The genomic segment gcaaggagattatgtcaaaaaatgttatagttgtcttttataaaagttaattaaaattctacagccagagtgtggatactttttgactcacccgtgtatattaagaatatattttatcttatactttaACTGTACATGAGAAAGCTGCACATAGCCAAGTGTAAAGACTTCACAGGGGTAGGAAAACCTTATTAATAAGCAAtaatataaaattcaacattataGAGACAGCAATATTCTACAAAGTTAGTTTCATTAAGACTCCTAccgtatttttatattaaatcttaATAGATAAAAGAACTTTTTACTGGGGTCAATCACTAAGGCTTTTTGAAGAAGGGAAattcttctaatttaaaaaaatgcattttgaggaaaatttggaaaaaaatagaaaagttttagTAGCAGAAAAGAGTAAGTAACCATTATCTTATAACCCACTAGCAAATGCTACATTTTCACACATATCTGTTTGAAAGTTGTGGCACGGTTACAGCTTCATGTACTCCACTCTGTGGATATATCTGGAGAGGTTCTGACAAATGTCTACAAGGATGCTCATGGGAAATGGATGCAAGCATGTCTCATGTGTTGctctttttttccagaatttctaCTGCAGTGAACAGTTGAGGTCAAGATGCTGTTCTTTATGGCCTCTTTCCCACTCACATTATTAGACAGCATTCAGGTGTTACCACAGGCACTTCACTCCTCTGCCTGTGGGTACTTTGTTTCAAATACTAGGCAGTGTGACTCCCCACTTttggcaggaggggctggggattCTGCCCAGATGGTTTGTCTTCCACTGAGTCTGTGTCAGAAAGAAGTGTTTTAACCCCTTTTTGTCACCTCCCTTGGGAGAATAAACGATGGGCAGTGCTGAGATGTGATCACAGCTTATCTACAGTGGGTTCCATATGCAGgtccctctctgtccctcagtAGTAACAACAGTGTTACTATTTTGGACAAAGATTTATCACAGGAACATCACAAGCACTAAGTATTTTACTTGTAATTTGTAGACCTTTAAGAATGGTCCATGCTTTTTAAAGTCCATTTGCTTCCCCAAGTGAGGAAAAATCAATAATTACAAGGCAGGTTATTAGGGGCCTTCCGGCCTACAAAGGGGAGTATAAACAAGGTCTTCTAGAACAGTGAGGGCAATCAGCAGAAACTCTTAGTATGAACTCGGTAAATGAAGGACCTAAATCATCCACTGAAACTTTCCTATCCAGGGGGTTTGTCAGGATACTCTAGTGTGGTACTGAATTGTCCTTGGTGGGATACCCTCCTTTGATAATAAAATGTCCATCTTGCCTAGAGTTGTAGAGGGCAGAGGTAACATTTTCTATAACTGAACACTGTGTGGAGGTGGAGGGTGTAGCTACACATGTATTAAATCGGCAATGACTTAGGAATGGGAAATGATTTGAAGCAAATGCTGGATATTTTCTCagattgattttttccccctacctcaggacttttttttaagttcacatGTGAAAATATATGATAAAGAAGTATCGATCACCTAACTTTTAATAGAATTCGAAATACTGGCTTAATAAAATGAGAAGGGACAAAATATCTTGTTATATTGGTATTAGAGCTGTTCTTTCAAAGGCCCACCTCCTCCATCCTTCATCCTGGGGATGACAGGGATGGTGGTACAGAGCCTACTATGACAGGTAACATACCTTCTGAAATACCTCATTGTTTTGGTCTGagaatttctttataaaatatacttcACACCATCTCTAACTGCCAAGGAAGTATGCTGAGCACACCTGACTGGGTTCTAGGACTGGCTGGCTCTACCATTATGATGATAATAGAGGATTTAAGGAGAGAAATACAGGAACATACCCGCTTAAATTTCCCAGAGACTTTGTTCTGAAGTCTGCTACAGTTGGTACTGATTTGATAAGAAAtgcttttaattgtttttccaCTTTGAAGAACTGGATGAGATCCTGCCAGTGTGATGACACATATTCTACGAGGAGCAAAAATGGACCCTGTGTTATTGCCTGTTATCATTCTCCTCCGGTAACACAGTATTCCTATTGGCACGAGAATAGCTGAGCTGACATGTGTTTAGTCAGCCTATCACTTCCCACCATGTTCCTCTGGCTACTACTGGAGCTTAACTGAAGaaaatgcaataataaaaatggagaaaatgggaCTCAATTTCCTTCCTCCAAAAGGGAAGAGCACCAGAGGTGTTTAGATAGCACTGAGGCAGCAGAGAGAGAAGTAAGGCATGCCCGTATGCACAGGACACCATCTGTGCTTCTACCCTAGCCCTCTCCATGGGCTTTGGCGATTCAGTGGTCAGGCACAGCCTGGTTACTTGAGGTAGTAGCGGACTGAGGGTGTGGTCCTCCACTTGGATGTTTGGGTAATCAAGTTTCATTGTTTAGAGTAGGCACTGAAAGACTCATTCTCGTCAACCAAActcctattataaataataccatCACAATACACTGGAAGATATTCATTTAATACAAGACCATACCAACTTGCTTACCGGTTAGAATGCTGTAGTATACAGTGGTCCTCACAGGGTTTTCCTTTGACatctagaagaaatgaaaaagtctgaaGGCTGTTGAGTCAATATTTACTACCACTATGTGGTACTTTCTTTGGTTCATAGAGGTGGTTAATCATGAAGACTGAACACATATGTCACTGGTATCCCTTcaaaactcaaaaagatacacctAAATGCTTCCTATAAAGTATTTAAAGATATCTGGTCAGATGGAATTATTCATTCATTGTTAAAATGATGAATAACTTTTCTCCATCTTGTTTTATCCTCACTTTAAGAATACACTCGTTATTTCTGTTAGGAAAAAGTGATTAGTAGTGTGCATTCTTTATATAACATAGTAGCATGTTTTGTTGGTCAACTTTGGAGTGACTAACTGATCTTGGGTTCCCAGGACTGTCCTGACGTTAGCGGTGAAAGTAACGCATTCCGGGAAAACCCTCAGTCTCCGGTAAACCGGACAGTTGGTTACACTGTTTGGCTAATAAAATGTATGCTACTGTAAAATACTTCAATATTGTAAAAGATGAGTACACCTATTATCCCTGAGTGAAGGGGAGCAGGTATGGGCTAGAGGAGGGTCCCCAACGATGCTCTCAGCACTGATATTTGCTGGGCACACAAGGCTGTACAACACGGTACCTACCTCTAAGCAGCAAATGTGTAATACATTTAAGTAAAATTGTTCGATTCTGCTTTCTAAATGCCTGAATTCCAACCCAccctcttctctccatccctgtGCCTGTACCTTAGTTTCGACCTAATTATTGAAATCATTTTATGTGTGGCCTCTTCTGGAGGACTGAGCCCCTCAGATCCCTTCAGGCACTCAAGGAGATTGCAGtccagctcctgcctccctcGGGGATCTCACCTTAGTCTACCATCTTCTCGCCAGCAACCCACCCTCGTGAACTCGCACCGCACTCGCCCAACCCAGGATGCACCCTGCTGTTTTTCCACCTCTTTGCAAATGCCATTCCCTTGGCCTAGAGGGGAGCAGAGAGACCCAGTTCCTTCTGACGTGGGGAGGAAGCGCTGGGGAGGGCGCGTGTGGCTTATGATCTGTCAGCACAGTCCCTATGGTGTCAGACCAAAGGCACCCAGAGAGACTGACATCACTATGCTCTTACCCGCTTTGTACCAGCGAGTGAAGTAAGGATCTACAAGCGAAGGCACTGAGGGCTCCGCAGCCCTGGTGGCCCCCGAGGCCTCGGGCTCGGTAGCCATGGCGACCTCAGGTGCTGCAAACCCCGCCCTCCgcggtctggaagcttccacccgCTCCCCCGGGAAGGAGGATATCTTTCCAGCGGGTGGGCGGGGACACGTGCGGTGCGCCCGCGCGCGGCTCCGCTGGCCGCGCAAGCTCTGCTCACTGGCGCTGATTGCTGTGCTTTGGGGTCTGACGTCAAAGCGGGAGCTCAAATACAATAGGCTGCGCAGGAGGACGTAGGGATAACGGACGGAGGCGAATGCAGCTCCTCTCTGCACTTGCCTGGGCGCGTAGATGTCCGGCCACGCCCCCTTCGCCTCGGGACGTCACGGTAGCACCGGGCGCGGGATTCCAACTTCACCTTGCTCGCGGGGTCCGTGCTGCTGGTGGCCGCTTAGTGTGGTTTCAGCCGCTTCCCCAGGAGGTGGAGCGGCCGAGCGGCCCGGCGGCCGGGAGACCCAGCGGGCGGACAGCGAGAggtgtgtttatttctctttatttctgcttcaaaTATTCTTTAGAACTGGGTAGGGTATAAAGTGAAATCAAATGTTAGACAGACTGATTTCAATTTCCACACCTGAAAATGTTAACAATCGTGTATGCACAccttatttttatcatgttttgaAAAGCTGAGGGTAAAGCAAATGTCTTGAATGAACTGGAGGAGCTCCACAGCTGAGAAGACAGAGCGGATCCTTTTGAGTCAGGAGTCATCACCTGCGAAATTGACTTGTGTCTTAACATCAAAATTGGTTGATAATTCACTCTTCTGCGGTGTCTGCAGACACCTGAAGGAGGCCCAGGTTGCCTGAGTGGCCATGCCTCGTGGCAGTGGCATGAAAGACACAGTTTGGATTGGCAGTGACATGGAGTAGAACCAGCACGATGCCGGTGTTGTGCTTCACCCCATCCCCGACCAGTGCTGGAGCCTCGGGCTTCCGCAGCTATGGTCTTTCCTGAGGGCTGAGACGGGGACAAGGAAGAGTCACCTGGCGTGCTCGTTAAGCATTCAGCTTTTGGCTTGCTTGGAGAATCTCGTTCAGCTGGGCTCAGGCATGTGTACGGTTCAttagctccccaggtgattcttattaAGGAGGTTGTGCAGACACTGGGCTGGGTGGTCGTTTATCAGGGGTAGTGTAAAATTCCTTTTAAGCAGAACTCTGATCCCAGTTAGTGCTTTGCATACCTCAGAATCTGCAGTGGTGCTCATTAAGGCTCACGTGCCTACATTCCGTCCTGCAGATACTCTAATTATGCAGGTCTTAAAAAGGTCCCTTGTTGATTTTATGTAGGGACCGTTGGTAGAAATGAAATCCATGATGCTTCCCAAGTCTTAAgcttgtgtgtgtatgaatcTTATTCCTGTAGGACCGGAGTACTTCCCAGAATGCTTAAACTTAATAAAGGATAAAAACTTGTATAACGAAGCTCTGAAGTTATATCCACCAAACTCGCAGCAGTACAAGGTGTGTAGCATGTGAAATGAGGCGCTCCTGAGTTTGCTCTGTGCTTTCGTTGGAAAGGGATGAGGATCCCGAGTCCCTGACCCTGTCCTTGGTTTCGGGGTTTCTCTTCAAACTAATTGGCCTTGTCTTGAACTTCTTATCTGGGAGAACTGCCGGGACCTGTTCCTCTTCTGAAGAACTTGTCCAGGCCGGAAACCTAGGCACTGTCTCTGGATCCTCCTCGGCAATACCATGGCGGCtcgcccccgcccctcctccagccccgccTCACTGAGCATCCTCAGTAGTGCTGATCTTTCCCATGTATTTCTGCATAAAGCTTGGTTTGATTGCTTAAACAAACATCTGTTTAGCTTTTCACATATGCCAGACACTTTGCTTATCAGCTAACTGTATTATAATTCTCACAACAAGCTGATAGATGTGGGGCACagttttcaaatgaggaaaagcCCTTGCCTGAGGACCTGGGACCTGAAGGGGCCGACCTGGGATACGGAGCCCGTGCCGTCAGCACCACCGTTTTCAGCTTGTCCACACACTGCTCACGTCGTTCTGcgatctggcccctgcctgctcCTTTAGCATCAGCTGCCGCCGCCAGCCCTCCACCTCCCCTTCCTTTCGCCCTCCTGTCCTTCTAAACTCTTCAGTCGTCCCTGCCTTCTTGTCACGCCTTCCTGTGTATTCCATACCCATTCCTGCCTGATGGCCATGGTGCTTTCTGTGCTCTTGGAGTGAGATCCTGTCCTCTGACTCTTCACATGGCTTCTTCTCCTCACAGCCCTCTGAAGTAGCACTCCCATCGCTCTGTCCCTTTACCACCGTCTGCTGTTATGTCATTGACCATATTGTGTTTATaagtccattctctttcacacaaGAGCAGGAACTTGGTAGTgcttcttgtgtttgtttttttgtggggtttgtgtcttttttgcttgtttggtttTATTCTCTGCATTGCTGTGTTACTCCCGCTGCCCTGAACAGTACGCAGTAATTATTCGTTGGATGAATACATGGCACATCCTCAgttaggttttttggttttgttttgaaacaacttatttatttatttatttatttggatgcatcaggtcttagtttcggcgtgcgggatcttttagtCGCAGCACCAGGGATCTtttctagttgaggcatgtgggatctagttccctgaccagggatggaacctgggctgcctgccttgggagcactggaccaccagggaagtcccctcagtaAGGGTTTGAATGGTCATCCACAGGGGGTTTCTAAGTAATCCCAGGGAGTTTCAAGCATAATGACCAAGGCAGCCTACCTTGGAGATTAAAAAACAGCAGTTACCACCTTGCTCACCAACCCATGTCTCCTCCTGTCCCAGGACATCAGCATTGCTCACGGGGAACACCTGCTGCAGGAGCACCTCTGTGAGCCCGCGGGGCTCGTGTTTGCCCGCTGCGGTGCCCACGAGAAAGCTCTCAGCGCCTTTCTGGCTTGTGGCAGCTGGCAGCAAGCTCTCTGTGTGGCAGCCCAGCTTCACCTGACCAAAGACCAGCTGGCTGGCCTGGGCAGAACTCTGGCAGGTAAACACAGTCATTTAGGTTCTCCAAACTGAGAGCTCCTCCAGTGGTTCTGTGTTTCTGTGGGTTTGTTTGGCAGTTTTGCAAGTGTGTGTGAGGCAGCACGCCGCAATGCACTCTCACGGCACTGATAAAGGTTCGTTAGGAATGGCTTCTCAGGTAGAGCTGTGGCTGAGCTGCTGCAGGAGTCCCCAGACACAACAGCACGAGAAAGAAAGcagttccctcctctctctcagcGCCGACACGCCCTCCCACGTGCGGCTCTGCTGGCTCTCAGGGGGACAGTTGCAGGCGGATTTTCTGCACATCTGCGTTCCCGTCCTTGGGAGGGGAAAAGCTGGAATCATGAGAGAACACTTAAAGTTGGAAATGACCTGGCTGGCACTTTTCTCCACCTCATTCACAGAGACTCACGTCTTACAGGTACACCCAGTACAGTGTAGCTGGGTACCCATCCATGTTCCTTGGGAGAATGTAAAGATGAATTTGGGGGTCGGGATATTCAGATATACCCGATAGATCACTTTACACACGGAAACCGTAGTGGCACTTTTCAGAAATGAGGCCAAATGTGTAAGCAGTCTGAAAGCAAAGGCAGTTTAGCTGTTCCAGGGTCTAGGGGACTCCTGTACCGGAGGTGAGGTCTTCCAGAGCCTGATTTCTTAGAGTGGATTGGCATTCCCAGAGTGCCCGGGAGAAGAGACGGGTAGGGCTCTGGCCCTCTCACCCGCGCTTGAGGTGAGTGAGTGGCTGGTACTTTTCCCCCTACCTTTTCAAGAGTCTTGTAAATGTTGTTATGATCTCCCCAGAAAAAACAGTcctgaaaaaaattccaaactaTATCCTGTTAAATGTGTGTCCATATTCTCTCTAGTTATTtcacattgggttttttttttcccttgggattATAAAAAATGTGTGAGATTAtcacttttcttttcctggcaTTTTCTGGTTATTAGATCTGTGGACTCTTCTATTAGCCCTTTCAGTTTCCAACCGGAACTCTTTTTACAAGTATGAGAAGTCCTTATTTGAGTCCTATTAACTCTTCATTCCGGCTCCACTGATACTTCTGCTCTAGAAACATGTTGTTTGTAGTTTATCCTTTCTAGCTCTGTTCTTGGGATCTATTATCTTCTCTTACATTCTTTTCAACTCTTAGCTTGCTGTCTGTCATGGCTTATAATGGCGTAACCTAGTTCTTCCAGATGCTTAGCAAGAAAAGATGAAGACGACAGTGGCCAAAGATTTTTGAGAAATGTTATTAGGTCGAGTGACTTCACgtgtacatttgtgtgtgtgtgtttgcatgtaacTAGGCAGTTTACACATgtcaacaaaagaaagaagagatagCTCTTTAAATAGTGGTGGTGACTCTTCCTGGTTATGTCAGTGATACTATGCCCATGATAACATCGCCCATAAGATGGGAGACGTGACTCTCCCCCACCCGTTAGTTAACTCTGGGTTCTGTGTGCCTCTCATAGTGTAATTATCTCAGCTGGGCTGAGAGTGATTCTTAGATCTGAAGCTACCGCAAAACCCCTGACATAAGCCAGCGGCCCCCATCTAGTGCTAACCAAAGAAACGGCAGCCTCTTCCTATTAGAGGGAAACGTGGATTAGTGAGAGGTGCTGGGTCCGTTTCCCACATGTGCACCTTTGTAAGCATTTTTCATGGCTGATTTTGACTATATATGCTTTTCACATCCCATGCTAAATTTCGATTGTACTGCCATTTAAGATAGGGCTCCGTGGTATCCCTGCCTGTATCTCTCTCAGAAGTTCACAGGGTACATGGTTTGATGCACAGTAAAGACCTGTTAGTGAAGCATTTCACAGAAGAGTGCTTAACTCTGGCTTACCCAGTGCTTCACAAGTGTACTTGACCTCAGGATGGTTTCTCGCTCTTGCCTTTTATTATCCTTTCAACAGTCTTGGGGGACACGTTTGAAAATGCTATTTGAAAGCAGTTCATTTTGACTGTATAGTGTGTAGAGCTCAATCTCCAATTTGCAGGAGACCATTTTGGTTTAAAAAGTACCACCAAAAGTGTTTCAACTTGCGCTTTGGTAATACTGTTCCTAGTAAGCCAACTATGGTCAAATGCTTATTGTCTTTGCAGGGAAGCTAGTGGAGCAGAGGAAGCACAGTGATGCAGCCACAGTTTTGGAACAGTACGCCCAGGTACCTCAGTTCCTCCCTTCTAAAccccctcaccctccaccctccactcCCCAATCAACAAGCAAGGCCTTCCCAGTTGTGCCTTAGCCatcatgaaaatgaaaggaaCTGTGGGTATTTAGGAAATCCTGAGATATTTGTATTTCCCCTAAAGTTCTTCCATCTTGCCTTCTTGACTTGGAAATCTAAATTCTAAATCTGTTTGTAAATAATTACAATTTCTGTGAGGTAGAATACCAAAGAACTCTACTATAATACGCACTAGTGGCTTGACCTTGGTAGAAAGTgtaaattaagtttttttttgtttttttttttttaacttttggctgtattgggtcttcgttgctgcatgtaggctttctctagttgtggctagttgggggctactcttcgttgtggtgcatgtcTTCTTAGtctggtgacttctcttgttgcggagtatgggatctaggtgagcaggctttagtagttgcagcacatgggctcagtagttgtggcatacaggcttagttgctcctcggcatgtgggatcaaacctgtgtcccctgcattggcaggaggattcttaaccattgtgccaacAGGAATGTCCCTTAAGGTAGTTTTTATATTAACTAACCAAAGTAGAAATGAGAAAAGACCATTCTAAACCAAAGTGATGGTGCTTTACACCCTTTTTCAGCTTTCACTCCCATTCTCTCCATTGGGAATGTCTCTTTTTATGTCAGGCAGCTTGATGGGTTCCAAGTTTCCAGCCGGTTTAAAGATTAGtacctgtaccagcttttgataGAATTAAAggatttattatgaaaataataaaactatgcaGTGTCATGGGCCACAGATTAACAGGACAGGGGCACATAATCGACACCAGGGATTCCTGCCTTCTAGAGTTTTGGTTTTTGATGATAAAGTGTTTATCACAGT from the Hippopotamus amphibius kiboko isolate mHipAmp2 chromosome 2, mHipAmp2.hap2, whole genome shotgun sequence genome contains:
- the LOC130844231 gene encoding elongator complex protein 1-like; this encodes MNLIPVGPEYFPECLNLIKDKNLYNEALKLYPPNSQQYKDISIAHGEHLLQEHLCEPAGLVFARCGAHEKALSAFLACGSWQQALCVAAQLHLTKDQLAGLGRTLAGKLVEQRKHSDAATVLEQYAQETTSRSFLLISGASEQS